A region from the Arcanobacterium buesumense genome encodes:
- the secD gene encoding protein translocase subunit SecD, whose translation MQNSRDELSKQSKPVGRLIVLIVLIVALFAALGFGTFTGTKNRFLPELALDLEGGTQIILTPSTTDGSEVTDEDVKQAIEIIRQRVDASGVAEAEITAQGGSNIIVALPGQPDKATLDLVRTSAVLRMRPVLSLADPHAISKEDLIKQLGDKAEGLDASTMTEEQYQEEVMKLADTDGDGKLSDTSISAPADSSDPAWVTEQVIYNSLVLECGSKDEAISSNADDPNKPLVSCAPDGTIKYLLGPSELEGSTIASASSGPAVNNQGQPTGGFAVHMNFNSEGSEKFADITGRISTLQPPRNQFAIVLDGKTVSAPRTSTSITGGQAQITGSFKAKEAAGLANQLNFGSLPLFFEVQSEEQISATLGAEQLESGLIAGLFGALLIVLYMLWQYHALGLIAIASIGVSTGLSFLVISFLSWTMDYRLSMAGVLGIIISIGVTADSFIVYFERIRDEIRDGRTIRSGIEHGWDRARRTIIISDLVNLVAASVLFILTVGSVRGFAFTLGITTVLDLIVVMMFTYPVMHYLGKTSYFGDGKRGSGLDAQKLEQTPIYRGRSYALAKPAKKVRKVKAVSADGTEVELNKDEYPDERFVDQHETLAQRRARERRERKAAQEGEN comes from the coding sequence AGCAAAGTAAGCCCGTCGGGCGCCTCATTGTTCTTATTGTGCTGATTGTGGCCCTTTTTGCCGCACTCGGTTTTGGTACCTTTACTGGTACGAAGAATAGGTTCTTGCCAGAATTAGCACTAGACCTCGAGGGCGGTACACAGATCATCCTCACCCCCTCAACTACTGATGGCTCGGAGGTGACTGATGAGGACGTTAAACAAGCTATTGAAATCATCCGTCAACGAGTAGACGCCTCTGGCGTTGCCGAAGCAGAAATTACCGCGCAAGGCGGCTCCAATATTATTGTTGCTTTGCCAGGGCAGCCTGATAAAGCAACGTTGGATCTTGTGCGTACATCTGCAGTCCTTCGGATGCGACCAGTATTATCCTTAGCCGATCCACATGCGATAAGTAAAGAAGACCTTATCAAGCAACTCGGGGACAAAGCTGAAGGTCTTGATGCGAGCACAATGACTGAAGAACAGTATCAAGAAGAAGTCATGAAGCTTGCTGATACTGACGGCGATGGAAAGCTTTCCGATACGTCAATATCCGCTCCTGCGGATTCGTCCGATCCGGCATGGGTGACAGAGCAAGTTATTTATAATTCGCTCGTTTTGGAATGTGGTTCGAAAGATGAAGCTATTTCATCGAATGCTGACGATCCAAACAAGCCGCTGGTGTCGTGTGCTCCTGACGGTACAATTAAATATCTCCTTGGCCCTTCGGAGCTTGAAGGATCTACTATTGCTTCAGCTAGCTCAGGTCCGGCAGTAAACAACCAAGGACAGCCTACCGGTGGTTTTGCTGTTCATATGAATTTCAATTCTGAAGGATCAGAGAAGTTCGCTGACATCACTGGACGTATCTCTACGTTACAACCACCACGGAACCAATTTGCAATTGTCCTTGATGGGAAAACAGTTTCTGCCCCACGTACTTCAACATCAATTACTGGTGGACAAGCGCAGATTACTGGATCATTTAAAGCAAAAGAGGCAGCCGGTCTAGCCAATCAGCTTAATTTCGGTTCCCTACCACTGTTCTTTGAAGTACAATCTGAAGAACAAATTTCAGCTACTTTAGGTGCCGAACAACTTGAATCTGGTCTCATTGCAGGACTATTTGGTGCGTTACTTATTGTGCTCTACATGTTGTGGCAGTATCACGCTTTAGGTCTTATTGCGATTGCTTCGATTGGTGTTTCTACCGGGTTGTCCTTCTTAGTCATTTCATTCTTGTCATGGACAATGGATTATCGTCTATCAATGGCAGGCGTTTTAGGTATCATTATTTCGATTGGCGTGACTGCGGATTCCTTTATTGTTTACTTCGAGAGAATTCGGGATGAAATTCGTGACGGTCGTACAATCCGTAGCGGTATTGAACACGGCTGGGATCGTGCTCGGCGCACGATTATTATTTCGGATCTTGTGAATCTTGTTGCTGCTTCAGTTTTGTTTATTTTGACTGTTGGTTCAGTGCGCGGATTCGCATTTACTCTCGGAATTACCACAGTCCTCGACTTGATTGTTGTCATGATGTTTACTTATCCCGTTATGCACTATCTCGGCAAGACATCGTATTTTGGAGATGGAAAACGTGGTTCGGGTCTAGATGCGCAAAAACTCGAGCAGACGCCAATCTATCGTGGCCGGTCTTATGCTCTTGCGAAGCCAGCGAAGAAAG